The following are from one region of the Microbacterium paraoxydans genome:
- the ribA gene encoding GTP cyclohydrolase II yields MSLATIPEALEALRAGRPVLVADDENRENEGDVVLSAELATPEWVAWTVRWSSGFICAPMPTDLADSLNLPPMVAASEDARSTAYTVSVDAAEGVTTGISASDRAHTLNVLADPSSTATSIIRPGHVLPLRAVDGGVRERSGHTEAAVELMKLAGLRPVGAIAEVVAEDGSMMRLPGLLELGARDGVPVITIEQLIAHLNEIDPDGATPAAQRGRRVSLRADATVPTDHGTFRFLAYKDRVTGTDHIAVVSGEPTETALVRVHSECLTGEAFGSQKCECGPQLDAALDAIDREGGIVIYMRGHEGRGIGLINKLRAYSLQEDGLDTVDANLALGLPADARDYAAAAGILTDLGVSKVRLLTNNTDKVNKLRELGLDVVEQVPLIVGVGPNNHQYLETKRDRMGHIIGEAELAEALAAGKDEE; encoded by the coding sequence ATGAGCCTGGCAACCATCCCCGAGGCCCTGGAGGCGCTGCGCGCCGGCCGGCCCGTGCTCGTGGCCGACGACGAGAACCGCGAGAACGAGGGGGACGTCGTCCTCTCCGCCGAGCTCGCCACCCCCGAATGGGTGGCGTGGACGGTGCGCTGGTCGTCCGGCTTCATCTGCGCGCCAATGCCCACCGACCTCGCGGACAGCCTCAACCTCCCGCCGATGGTCGCGGCCAGTGAAGACGCCCGCTCCACCGCCTACACCGTGAGCGTCGACGCCGCGGAAGGGGTGACGACGGGAATCAGCGCGAGCGACCGGGCGCACACCCTCAACGTCCTGGCCGATCCGTCCTCGACGGCGACGAGCATCATCCGCCCCGGCCACGTGCTGCCGCTCCGGGCCGTCGACGGCGGTGTGCGCGAGCGCAGCGGTCACACGGAGGCAGCGGTCGAGCTCATGAAGCTCGCCGGCCTCCGGCCCGTCGGCGCGATCGCGGAAGTCGTCGCCGAGGACGGCAGCATGATGCGGCTTCCCGGGCTTCTCGAACTGGGCGCCCGCGACGGCGTACCGGTCATCACGATCGAGCAGCTCATCGCGCACCTCAACGAGATCGACCCGGACGGAGCCACACCGGCCGCCCAGCGCGGACGCCGCGTGAGCCTCCGTGCCGACGCCACCGTGCCCACCGACCACGGCACGTTCCGCTTCCTTGCCTACAAGGACCGCGTCACCGGCACCGACCACATCGCGGTCGTGTCAGGCGAGCCGACCGAGACCGCCCTCGTGCGCGTGCACTCCGAGTGCCTCACCGGCGAGGCGTTCGGCTCCCAGAAGTGCGAGTGCGGGCCGCAGCTCGATGCCGCGCTGGACGCGATCGACCGCGAGGGCGGGATCGTCATCTACATGCGGGGGCACGAGGGGCGCGGCATCGGGCTCATCAACAAGCTGCGGGCCTACAGCCTGCAGGAGGACGGCCTGGACACCGTCGACGCGAACCTGGCACTGGGGCTCCCGGCGGACGCCCGCGACTACGCCGCGGCGGCCGGGATCCTCACCGACCTGGGCGTCTCGAAGGTCCGGCTGCTCACCAACAACACCGACAAGGTGAACAAGCTGCGCGAGCTCGGCCTCGACGTCGTCGAGCAGGTGCCGCTGATCGTGGGCGTGGGCCCGAACAACCACCAGTACCTGGAGACCAAGCGCGACCGCATGGGCCACATCATCGGCGAAGCAGAGCTCGCCGAGGCCCTCGCGGCAGGAAAGGACGAGGAATGA
- a CDS encoding riboflavin synthase, producing the protein MFTGIIEEIGEITAIAESGDGWRLTVRAPKAAADAVHGESIAVSGVCLTVVGSTAETFDADVMKQTLDVAALGTATVGTRVNIEKAMPVGARLGGHIVQGHVDGTGVVLEVRPGAQWSVLRISLPDDLAPLVVDKGSISVDGTSLTVSAVSPSTPSTGSGTQEGSGTRGGHWFEVSLIPETLAATTLGTRAVGDRVNLETDILARHVERLLAFRAAPEGGSR; encoded by the coding sequence ATGTTCACCGGAATCATCGAGGAGATCGGCGAGATCACCGCCATCGCCGAGTCGGGCGACGGCTGGCGGCTCACCGTCCGCGCCCCGAAGGCGGCCGCCGACGCCGTGCACGGGGAGTCGATCGCGGTCTCCGGCGTCTGCCTGACCGTCGTCGGCTCCACCGCCGAGACCTTCGACGCGGACGTCATGAAGCAGACGCTCGACGTCGCGGCCCTCGGCACGGCGACCGTCGGGACCAGGGTCAACATCGAGAAGGCGATGCCCGTGGGCGCACGGCTCGGCGGGCACATCGTGCAGGGCCACGTCGACGGCACCGGTGTCGTGCTCGAGGTGCGCCCGGGCGCGCAGTGGAGCGTGCTCCGCATCAGCCTTCCGGACGACCTCGCGCCACTCGTCGTCGACAAAGGCTCCATCTCGGTCGACGGCACCTCGCTGACAGTGAGCGCGGTGAGCCCTTCGACCCCTTCGACAGGCTCAGGGACCCAGGAGGGCTCGGGGACCCGGGGAGGGCACTGGTTCGAGGTGTCGCTCATCCCGGAGACCCTGGCGGCGACCACCCTCGGCACCCGCGCGGTCGGCGACCGCGTGAACCTCGAGACCGACATCCTCGCGCGGCACGTCGAGCGGCTGCTCGCGTTCCGCGCCGCACCGGAAGGGGGCTCGCGATGA